ggctatgtaaaccgacagaccgtaaagggtcggtttccggtcggtttcattaaaaaaaccgacgtggGCCGTCGGTTTTTGGCATCggttttttcagtttttttagtagtgtaaatTTTTCAATCAGGATATCTGATATATATTTTAACTCTCTTATGGGCCTGTGTTCGGTGAATGTCCATTTTCTTATCATGATATCAGTGTCACGCTCATCCAATTTTTGATTAACCCAATATTAAGCCTCTATCTTATATATATTTCTAGGCTCCAGATGTTCAGCTGATTGGTGATAGGATTAATTATCTCTTTATATGACCTCGTCTCTTCAACTAAATTTTGCGATTTAACTAAATTTAAGGTTCATTTCTTTATCAGATATTTATAAGCTTAATTATATATTGTATTAAATTGTGCAAGTGTATGCATCTTGTCTTTAAATATTGAGAAACATAAATTATGTTCAAAGACCAAAGTAATAAACAAAAAGAAGTGAAAAATCATCATTGTTTAAAAAAGAGGGGTTTCTTGGGTTAGGTAAATTGGCAAGAGGTTCTTTTCTTTCTTTGACGGGAAGGGCCACGTGTTTGGGGAAAACCTCGCTTGCTAAGAAATCGTTTTTCTCAAACGGCTAAATGTTGTGATCATTATAATAACAATTTAGGGTTTTGGGAGATAGACGACACAGGGAAAAGACAAGTTTAACCAAATAACACAGTACGATTGTATTGTTGGTTTCTTTTTGTGCTTCAATAAATCATTTGAGCTTGCCTTTTTAGTGTATTATTTTAAACATGATACGGAAAATATCTTCAATGGGAAAGCGGCTGTTTGCGTAAACACCAACTAGGCTTGCTTGTACCAACTGTCCGGGTAATTTAACATTAGGTTTATCTTTATATCAACCTAACAAAAACTTTTATCACTTAAGATATAATACGTGATAGTATTTAATGAAAACAGAACTGTAATCTGAAATAAAATGGTAACATGTTGTTAAGATTTAACGAAACTGTCACGTAAAAATTATTAACATCATAGGTTTACATAATTCAATTCCTTTCACATTTTTATAGTTTTATACTTTTATTGACTAACTTTAGTCAATTGTTGAATGTGCTGCATTTGGATAGGTAAACGGTTGATTTGTGTTTCTGAGTCTCGAAGAGTTTATTCATGTCGAGTTAGAGAGACTAATGACCACAAAAAGAGCTATTACGTTAATTATATATATTAGGGATATATCAAAGCTATTTATCATAGTGATGCGCATTATAATACCATAGTTGATTTTAATTAAAAATGTATAGCTCGTAATGTTGAGATTTTGTGTACTGTTTTTCCAAAAGCTCAAAATAAGTCTCTCTTAAGGTTTTAAACTAAGTTGAAAATGATTTGATAAAATATGTTTTCCATGTATTTGAGCGTACATAGACATCAAGACTCAGATTTAATACTTAACCATTtttttttgcatataattctgCAATTTTCGATTTTAATATTGTTTCCAATTTCAAAGTTTACTCAAAATATGAAATCAAACATCTTCCAATTTCACCTTAAAACATGGCCTACTACTTAGAAAGTCTTGCTAAACAAAATATGTCAGTTAATTTAGTGAATTTATTAGGAACAATTACATATATTTTTCTATTCAAAAGTTAGAGAAAGTGTAAAACAACTTTCAAGAGAGTTTTTAGACATTTtcctattgttttttttttaatcttcatGGACAAGTAATATAAAGTTATAGTGATTTGAAATTGGTCTCAAAATAAGTGTTCCACGTGAAAGGTGAGGCTTAATAATAAACTTGATTATTCCCATACTTAACGAGTTAAACCTCTTCTTCTATAACAATTCCAGGACAAATCACCACTTAATTCAAACACTAATAATTGTGCTAATAAAATATTGTAGACCGCCTCAAGGTGTCACTTTAACTTAACAGTAAAGCACTTATAATTCCTGTCACAAATTTGTTATTaacatataataaaataaaaaaaggaggAGAAGAAATTCAAGTGCTTCAGTGCGTCCTCTTCCTCTACGGAAGCCCTATAAATAACCCTTTATACATTCACACATTTTCCATTCCAACAAATCAAaaacatttcctctctctctttcAAAGCATCAAATCTATCACAAATTCCATCTTTCTCAATCTTAAAAGAAATATAAATTCTCGAATATATAATGGAGCAAAATATGCCAGTTATAGCAAAGAAATTCTGGAATATAGTGCGAGTAGCATTCTTCATGCTGAGAAAAGGCATATCAAAGAAAAAATTCATGCTTGATCTCAACTTATTAATGAAACGTGGAAAAATTGCAAGCAAAGCCGCATTTCATAATCTCATGTTCCACCATACGCACCAATGGTCTTCGTCATCCTCATCAGCTACAAATTCCGTGTGTCCACGCGCTTCAGATGGCGAGTACGAGTTCAGTTGCAGTTGCAGTAGCAGCCCAACGAAGCCAAATTTTCACCTTCCATTCAACTTCAACAAGCGCGGGGGCAAGCACCACGCGCACCTCTTCCCGTGTGCACACGCGCCTCCCACTGCTGACGACGATGATGTTATCATGATGAATGCTGCTGTAATGAAGGCTTTGGAAAAGATTCAGAGCGTCAATGCGTCCCCAGCGAATAATTTGCCTGGATTTGGGCGTACTCCGACGGTTAGGCAATTGAGGATTACTGATTCGCCTTATCCTCTGAGAGATGTTGAAGATGATAGCAAAGTAGATGAAGCTGCTGAGAAATTTATATCGAAATTTTACAGGGATTTAATGAATCAAGCTTCGCCTGGTGGGGCTTAATGTGATCCTGGAATCTTTCATCGAAAAGCATCACTATTTCGTTCAACTCGCAAGTATATAAAAATATATGTTACTACTCAGAATTTCATGCATGCATGTGGTGGACAACTATGGTGGCCAATGCAATAACGAATTGAAGAACGACGCAGGAACTGCTAAATGTGTTTCAGTGTTGTAAATTTGAAAGAAGTTTG
The nucleotide sequence above comes from Lycium barbarum isolate Lr01 chromosome 3, ASM1917538v2, whole genome shotgun sequence. Encoded proteins:
- the LOC132634371 gene encoding uncharacterized protein LOC132634371, yielding MEQNMPVIAKKFWNIVRVAFFMLRKGISKKKFMLDLNLLMKRGKIASKAAFHNLMFHHTHQWSSSSSSATNSVCPRASDGEYEFSCSCSSSPTKPNFHLPFNFNKRGGKHHAHLFPCAHAPPTADDDDVIMMNAAVMKALEKIQSVNASPANNLPGFGRTPTVRQLRITDSPYPLRDVEDDSKVDEAAEKFISKFYRDLMNQASPGGA